A window of Costertonia aggregata contains these coding sequences:
- a CDS encoding HpcH/HpaI aldolase family protein yields MKNFLHTKSNLKEKLKKRELSLGSWLTIPHQSVIEIMSSAGFEWLTVDLEHSAIDIATLQNLVGHVQANQMEALVRVSKNEEVIIKRVMDAGANGIIVPMVKNAEEAKQAVSWVKYPPHGTRGVGLSRAQHYGIAFTEYNKWVQDESVVIAQIEHIEGVNNLAEILDVEGIDGIIVGPYDLSASMGKPGMFYDDDVKEVLARIDKITLEKSKNLGFHVIESDYKKVVDKLDMHYNFLAFSLDFFFLGDKAREQMELLKSNIKE; encoded by the coding sequence ATGAAAAACTTTTTGCACACTAAAAGCAATTTAAAAGAAAAGCTCAAAAAAAGAGAATTATCATTAGGGTCGTGGTTGACCATACCACACCAATCCGTAATCGAGATAATGTCATCAGCAGGTTTTGAATGGCTTACCGTAGATTTGGAACATTCCGCTATAGACATCGCTACTTTACAAAACTTGGTTGGCCATGTACAGGCGAATCAAATGGAAGCCCTGGTAAGGGTCAGCAAGAATGAAGAAGTAATAATAAAACGCGTAATGGATGCTGGTGCAAATGGCATTATAGTGCCCATGGTCAAGAATGCGGAAGAGGCAAAGCAAGCCGTTTCTTGGGTAAAATATCCACCACATGGCACCAGGGGTGTGGGCCTTTCTAGAGCACAGCATTACGGTATCGCTTTTACCGAGTATAATAAGTGGGTTCAGGATGAATCTGTTGTAATAGCTCAAATAGAGCATATAGAAGGGGTAAACAACTTAGCGGAAATTTTGGATGTTGAAGGTATTGACGGCATCATTGTAGGCCCCTATGATCTTTCGGCATCTATGGGAAAACCTGGAATGTTTTATGACGATGATGTGAAGGAGGTTCTTGCAAGAATAGATAAGATTACATTGGAAAAATCCAAAAACTTAGGTTTCCATGTTATCGAATCAGATTATAAAAAGGTTGTGGATAAGTTGGATATGCATTATAACTTCTTGGCCTTTAGTTTGGATTTTTTCTTTTTGGGAGATAAGGCTAGAGAACAAATGGAACTTTTAAAATCTAATATCAAGGAATGA